AACTGAGCCCATTTGCAGCTGATGCGCTGATCTGCGTGCCATTCAACAGTGTGCCTGAGTCATATAAAGCCGTCCCGCCCTTAAACACGCTGATTGTTTTCTCAGCTGACAGTCCCGGTACGTCAATGACATTGTTTTGAGCATAGATTTTAGATGACTTGCCGATCCCCCACGCATAACTGAAAGCATAGCCGGAGGAGCTTTTGCTGCCTTCATAATAGTTGTTGTATACGTGCACTTGCCCGAAACGGACTCTTGGTGCGCGCTGAACGATATTTTTGTAGCGGTTATGGTGAAGCGTAACTTTTAATTTGCCATCATCGGAGGTTTTGCTGTCGCTTGATCCGAAAATGGAGCTTTTATCATGGTCGTGATAATAATTGTAAGACATCGTGATATAGTTGGCACCGTTAGAAACATCGGTTTGGCCGTCATGGTGCTGATATTTTCTGCCGAAATACTTTGGCGATGTGCTGTCAGGACGGGATCCGTCATTAAATGTGCAATGGTCTATCCATATATGCGTGCCGCCATTGATTGTGATGTTGTCATATTGTGAGTTCCAGTTTCCTGAGCTCCCGTCAGTCGGGTCCCATTGCGGAAAATAGTCATAAGCATCCTGGAATTCGATGTTGCGGATAATGACATTATCACTCTTGATTTGGAAGTTTCCGCCCACGATTTTGGCATTTGACCCTGAACCGACAATCGTTGTATTCGCAGGAATGTCAACCAGCACTCGTGCTTTTTGGTTTTTTTGAGAACGTTCTCTGGCTTCTTCCAGTGTGCCGGATGGCTCTTTTTTGCCCCATGTGCTTGGATCATAAGCTTTTAAATATTTGTTCAAGTCGTACTTTGGATCTGCATAATCATCTGCGTCAAGCGGTTTCAGATTGTCATCGACATTCATATCAATCGTTCCCTTGATATAAATGATTTTTGGCGTTGTATTGGTGTCCTTGCCTAATGCAGAGACAAGTTGGTTTCTGTTGCTGACGGTATACACGTTCGACGACGATGCTTTTGATCCGCCTGTCGTGCCCGTCGAGTACGCGCCCCAGCCATCATTTGACCGTAACGTCTGATGGCCTAAATCCGCCGCATTCGCGCCAGCTGGAGTCAACCCTAACAATAGGGCCGTAGCTAACATCACTTTTTTCATTCTCTATGAACCTCCATTTTCTATTTTGTGAGATTTTATACCAATTTCTCACAACGTTATAATATCAAATGGAGGGACATGCAGAACCGAAAATGTTCCTCTGCCTGATTGCGGCATTCAGCAAACATACACCGCAAAGACCGCAAAGGCCGCAAAAAACCCAAAAGGCCAAAGTTGCCTTTTGGGTTATATCTCTGCATTAAGCCCAGGATTTCACTTTTTCATTATCTGTCACAAAGAGAAGCACTTTTCCTTCATCTAAGCGTTTCTCAAATTGAGCGGCCTCATCTTCTGAAAAGCCGATTTCATGAATTTGATTGCGGAGCTCGTCTCCTTTTTTATTAAACATGTTTCCTACCGCGTGCTTGAGACCCGTTTCTTTGGCTCCGATCGTGTTGGCATTCGTGTTGTCTGCCAGCCGTTCCGTTCTATCATCGTCGTGAGCTAAAACGTATACATCCTCTTTCGCGACACCCATTTGCTGTAACTCTTCCACATCTTTCATGAG
The Bacillus vallismortis genome window above contains:
- a CDS encoding pectate lyase family protein yields the protein MKKVMLATALLLGLTPAGANAADLGHQTLRSNDGWGAYSTGTTGGSKASSSNVYTVSNRNQLVSALGKDTNTTPKIIYIKGTIDMNVDDNLKPLDADDYADPKYDLNKYLKAYDPSTWGKKEPSGTLEEARERSQKNQKARVLVDIPANTTIVGSGSNAKIVGGNFQIKSDNVIIRNIEFQDAYDYFPQWDPTDGSSGNWNSQYDNITINGGTHIWIDHCTFNDGSRPDSTSPKYFGRKYQHHDGQTDVSNGANYITMSYNYYHDHDKSSIFGSSDSKTSDDGKLKVTLHHNRYKNIVQRAPRVRFGQVHVYNNYYEGSKSSSGYAFSYAWGIGKSSKIYAQNNVIDVPGLSAEKTISVFKGGTALYDSGTLLNGTQISASAANGLSSSVGWKPSLHGTIDASANVKSNVMSQAGAGKLN
- a CDS encoding general stress protein; this encodes MKPVVKEYTNDEQLMKDVEELQQMGVAKEDVYVLAHDDDRTERLADNTNANTIGAKETGLKHAVGNMFNKKGDELRNQIHEIGFSEDEAAQFEKRLDEGKVLLFVTDNEKVKSWA